A region of Flavobacterium indicum GPTSA100-9 = DSM 17447 DNA encodes the following proteins:
- the ccoG gene encoding cytochrome c oxidase accessory protein CcoG, which yields MSNLPDESFRDTIATIDKEGKRNFIFPKKPVGKFYDKRKLVSYVLLIFLIASPFIKINGNQFLLFNVLERRFNIFGFPFWPQDFYLFVVMMIAGVVGLTLFTVAFGRIFCGWFCPQTIFMEMVFRRIEYWIDGDRGAQIKLNNQEWNAEKIRKRLLKWFIFFLISFGIANVFLAYLIGSDTLIQMVEEGPLSNLSTLIALLLFTGVFYFVFTWFREQVCIIACPYGRLQGVLLDNKTIVVAYDHVRGEGDKGRAKFKKNEDRQSAGWGDCIDCHQCVNVCPTAIDIRNGTQLECVNCTACIDECDSMMEKVGLPKGLIRYASEDEIVKKEKFKITTRMKGYIAVLSILLILMFSMILLRTDVDTTILRLPGQLYEEKGKNISNVYTFKVINKSTEALEHITFKVVNPKQGILKLVGNQEIHVKKADLAQGTLFVEIPAALLESDNTKINIEVRQGNKVIETVTTNFLGPRAFN from the coding sequence ATGTCAAATTTACCAGACGAAAGTTTTAGAGATACCATCGCAACGATTGATAAAGAAGGAAAACGAAATTTTATTTTTCCTAAAAAGCCCGTTGGAAAATTCTACGACAAAAGAAAGTTAGTGAGCTATGTGTTGTTAATTTTTTTAATTGCAAGTCCTTTTATTAAAATTAATGGTAACCAGTTTTTACTTTTTAATGTTTTAGAAAGAAGATTTAACATCTTCGGATTTCCATTTTGGCCGCAAGATTTTTATCTTTTCGTTGTCATGATGATTGCTGGAGTAGTGGGGTTAACGCTATTTACAGTAGCATTCGGACGCATATTTTGTGGTTGGTTTTGTCCACAAACCATTTTTATGGAAATGGTTTTCCGTAGAATTGAATATTGGATTGATGGGGATAGAGGTGCCCAAATTAAATTAAATAATCAAGAATGGAATGCTGAAAAAATTAGAAAAAGACTCTTAAAGTGGTTCATTTTTTTCTTAATTTCATTTGGAATTGCTAATGTGTTTTTAGCGTATTTAATAGGGAGTGATACATTAATTCAAATGGTGGAGGAAGGTCCATTATCAAATTTAAGTACGTTAATTGCTTTATTATTATTTACGGGTGTATTCTATTTTGTATTCACTTGGTTTAGAGAGCAAGTTTGTATCATTGCCTGTCCTTATGGAAGATTACAAGGCGTACTTTTAGATAATAAAACTATTGTTGTAGCTTATGATCATGTCAGAGGTGAAGGGGATAAAGGAAGAGCTAAGTTTAAAAAGAATGAGGACCGTCAAAGTGCGGGTTGGGGTGATTGTATTGATTGTCACCAATGTGTAAATGTTTGTCCTACTGCTATTGATATTCGTAATGGTACACAATTAGAGTGTGTAAATTGTACGGCTTGTATTGATGAATGTGACAGCATGATGGAAAAAGTTGGATTACCTAAAGGTTTAATTCGATATGCAAGTGAAGATGAGATTGTTAAAAAAGAAAAGTTCAAAATAACAACTCGTATGAAAGGATATATTGCTGTTTTAAGTATTCTTTTAATCCTAATGTTTTCTATGATTTTACTGCGTACAGATGTGGATACAACCATTTTACGATTACCAGGTCAATTGTATGAAGAAAAAGGTAAAAACATCAGTAATGTGTACACTTTTAAAGTAATCAATAAGTCAACTGAAGCATTGGAACACATTACATTTAAAGTGGTGAATCCTAAACAAGGAATATTGAAATTAGTAGGTAATCAAGAGATTCATGTAAAAAAAGCTGATTTAGCACAAGGAACTTTGTTTGTAGAAATTCCAGCTGCTTTGTTAGAAAGCGATAACACAAAAATTAATATTGAAGTACGTCAAGGTAATAAAGTAATTGAAACGGTTACAACCAATTTCTTAGGACCTCGCGCTTTCAATTAA
- a CDS encoding FixH family protein, translating to MKFNWGTGVVVGFAGFIGFILFFIIKLQTNPAYDHELVADDYYKQERNVQDNIEKQNNSNELKEKLTVTKSSEGIIVTFPPHFNFKQINGTISLYRPSSQKLDFDTKISLSSPIMLIPKNKLTGGLWEISIDWNYEGKNYLNKETVYF from the coding sequence ATGAAATTTAACTGGGGAACAGGAGTAGTAGTAGGCTTTGCTGGATTTATAGGCTTCATACTATTCTTCATTATTAAACTGCAAACTAATCCAGCTTACGACCATGAATTGGTGGCAGATGATTATTATAAACAAGAACGTAATGTTCAAGATAATATAGAAAAGCAGAACAATTCTAATGAGTTAAAAGAAAAGTTAACGGTTACTAAATCGTCAGAAGGAATAATAGTAACTTTTCCACCTCATTTTAATTTTAAACAAATAAACGGTACTATTTCCCTATATAGACCGTCCAGCCAGAAGTTGGATTTTGACACAAAGATATCTTTATCAAGTCCAATAATGCTCATACCTAAAAACAAACTGACTGGCGGTCTTTGGGAAATTTCTATAGATTGGAATTACGAAGGTAAAAATTATTTAAATAAAGAAACAGTCTATTTTTAA
- a CDS encoding sulfite exporter TauE/SafE family protein — MLYSALIFGLISSLHCVGMCGPIAMMIPIDRNNPAKKVIQIMTYQLGRITAYASLGLVFGLLGKGFFLAGWQQQLSILVGVLMIVIALVPEKKLAAYNFSKPIYLFVSKVKQQLGQQFKRKSFKSLYLIGLFNGYLPCGMVYAALFGAIAMHSISLSILYMILFGMGTIPLMVVVIHVAQFSKFKFKSQIQRIIPIIIVCIGILFILRGLGLDIPYMSPSTLDLHVQADANCH, encoded by the coding sequence ATGTTATATTCTGCTCTAATATTCGGATTAATCAGTAGTTTGCACTGCGTAGGTATGTGTGGTCCTATTGCTATGATGATTCCTATTGATCGAAATAATCCAGCAAAAAAGGTGATTCAAATTATGACTTATCAGTTGGGTAGAATAACAGCCTATGCTTCTTTAGGACTTGTTTTCGGATTGTTAGGAAAAGGTTTCTTTTTAGCAGGATGGCAACAACAATTATCTATATTAGTAGGTGTATTAATGATTGTTATTGCTTTAGTACCAGAAAAAAAACTGGCAGCCTATAATTTTTCTAAACCAATTTATTTGTTCGTTTCAAAAGTTAAACAACAATTAGGACAACAATTCAAAAGAAAAAGTTTTAAATCACTTTATTTAATCGGACTTTTTAATGGGTATTTACCTTGTGGAATGGTATATGCCGCTTTGTTTGGTGCCATTGCAATGCACTCAATTTCATTAAGTATTTTATACATGATATTATTTGGAATGGGTACAATTCCACTAATGGTTGTTGTTATTCATGTAGCCCAATTTTCAAAATTTAAATTCAAAAGCCAAATTCAACGCATTATTCCAATAATAATTGTTTGTATAGGAATCTTATTTATTTTAAGGGGACTTGGATTAGATATTCCTTATATGTCTCCAAGTACTTTAGATTTGCATGTACAAGCAGACGCTAATTGTCATTAA
- a CDS encoding T9SS type A sorting domain-containing protein, whose protein sequence is MKQHYIKVKLNAFIHSIAMFFASFAFSATIYVNNADVTLAGDIYCGAIGNDANSGLASNLPKLTLNAALAIANNGDIIYVDTGSYSGALNRSLAINKEVQIIGAGEGNTVFDNALNTQRWATITANNVKISKLTVTRFALATDGIALAITSGTNIELNRVLIYANVGSAGQGAVFISGTTTSVTIKNSGSPCNRVAAANYGGGYKIDGSTVLFDNCSINNNIVSAIQGGGILIIGNTANVTINNTTFDDNEAAAGGAICIQNGTVNINNCCFNGNTTNAGAGNNLGGGAILVQASTNGTTTNINVNNCSFTNNSTGPASSDGGAVSVVNLNSPTCNLTFLTCSFANNNAQDKGEDVFFDLINAPVFNVIFRNNSFLSVYSGTQVNLYNQDFSAAFIKFEQQAGLGANGDIVADGSGVSISKPEMTGVYTESSTVLPVGLPVTRCYDRFDGACGTTSATMACITENSWNGATWSRGTAPTVYEHVILNANYNTLTHGNINACQMTVKSGVTLDIVDGTNGTYVYVVNSIFNSGTINVSSKGNLVQVNHPNDLNNEPIVTPSINFTKNTGNKIRWDYIYWSKPIANAVLSNYATNFDLKYFWDPDFCIAGIDHSYLGWQFLSSEPSVGTGFITRVKTAAGLTPTNIQLNYSGLSNNGDYSATIKYYDTNDNAFRNFTLLGNPYPGAIKFENFYNDNRDKIYGTVYLWSANTPYPGSGEYQQADYASFNLTGGVGVAGASTQSPNGILPNGYIASAQGFMVRPKVNGTVTFKNSQRTKDIPSNNQFYRSQAVTSTNSTKDRYWLRITDESGRYNEQLIGYLPESSLDFDEAYDGPINSLATLKFYSKLGQEKLVIQSRGAFSETDTLSIAYESSIQKSHYQISMTQKEGVFENQAVYIHDKLLNFYQNLQDGAYIFCPTSDDKNRFEIIYKTKQREIVNQVNEGINILAYQNQLEVTSFAPISSVKVFDLQGKLVLEKYPQTNTTHVQSALVLTQGVYLVTVDTHNKTNKTTKILIQ, encoded by the coding sequence ATGAAACAACACTACATTAAAGTCAAACTAAATGCTTTTATTCATAGTATCGCTATGTTTTTTGCTTCATTTGCATTCAGTGCTACAATTTATGTAAATAATGCTGATGTTACTTTAGCTGGAGATATCTATTGTGGTGCTATAGGAAATGATGCCAATAGTGGTCTTGCATCAAATTTACCAAAATTAACACTTAATGCTGCATTAGCAATTGCAAATAATGGGGATATCATCTATGTCGATACGGGTTCTTACAGTGGTGCGTTGAATCGTTCATTGGCTATTAATAAAGAAGTTCAAATTATTGGTGCTGGTGAAGGGAATACTGTTTTTGATAATGCCTTAAATACGCAACGTTGGGCTACCATTACCGCAAATAACGTTAAAATATCGAAATTAACAGTAACTCGTTTTGCACTTGCAACTGACGGAATAGCATTAGCAATTACTAGTGGAACTAATATAGAACTAAATCGAGTGTTAATCTATGCTAATGTGGGAAGTGCAGGTCAGGGTGCTGTATTTATTAGTGGTACTACAACTAGTGTAACGATTAAAAATTCGGGTAGTCCTTGTAACCGTGTAGCAGCAGCAAATTATGGAGGTGGTTATAAAATTGACGGTTCAACAGTACTTTTTGATAATTGTAGTATCAATAATAATATTGTCTCGGCTATTCAAGGTGGTGGAATATTAATTATAGGGAATACTGCAAATGTAACCATCAATAATACAACCTTTGATGATAATGAAGCGGCAGCTGGGGGAGCTATCTGTATTCAAAATGGAACGGTTAACATAAATAATTGTTGTTTCAATGGGAATACAACTAATGCTGGGGCAGGGAATAATTTAGGAGGAGGTGCCATTTTAGTGCAAGCTTCTACTAATGGTACAACAACCAATATTAATGTAAATAATTGTAGTTTCACTAATAATTCAACCGGACCTGCAAGTTCAGATGGAGGTGCAGTTAGTGTTGTTAATTTAAATAGTCCAACTTGTAATTTAACTTTTCTAACCTGTTCTTTCGCAAATAATAATGCGCAAGATAAAGGTGAAGATGTGTTTTTTGATCTAATTAATGCTCCAGTTTTTAATGTGATTTTTAGAAATAATTCGTTTTTATCAGTTTATAGCGGTACGCAAGTAAATTTGTATAATCAAGATTTTTCTGCAGCATTTATTAAGTTTGAACAACAAGCCGGTTTGGGGGCAAATGGCGATATTGTAGCTGACGGTAGCGGTGTGAGTATTTCTAAACCTGAAATGACTGGAGTTTATACCGAATCTTCTACAGTTTTACCTGTTGGTTTACCTGTAACAAGATGTTATGATCGATTTGACGGGGCTTGTGGAACAACTTCGGCAACAATGGCATGTATAACAGAGAATAGTTGGAATGGTGCTACTTGGTCAAGAGGAACAGCTCCTACAGTTTACGAACATGTTATTTTGAATGCTAATTATAATACGTTAACTCACGGTAATATTAACGCCTGTCAAATGACTGTAAAATCGGGGGTTACTTTAGATATTGTAGATGGTACAAATGGAACTTATGTGTACGTTGTGAATTCTATTTTTAATTCAGGTACTATCAATGTTTCTTCTAAAGGAAATTTGGTTCAAGTAAATCATCCTAATGATTTGAATAACGAGCCAATCGTAACTCCATCTATCAATTTTACAAAAAATACGGGTAATAAAATAAGATGGGATTATATATATTGGAGTAAGCCTATCGCAAATGCAGTATTATCTAATTATGCTACCAATTTCGACTTAAAATATTTTTGGGATCCCGATTTTTGTATCGCAGGTATAGATCATAGCTATTTGGGTTGGCAATTTTTATCAAGCGAACCATCAGTTGGAACCGGATTTATTACACGAGTGAAAACGGCAGCGGGATTAACACCTACAAATATTCAATTAAATTATTCCGGACTTTCAAATAATGGAGATTATTCAGCTACTATTAAGTATTATGATACGAATGATAATGCTTTCAGAAATTTTACATTGTTAGGTAATCCATATCCTGGTGCCATTAAATTTGAAAATTTTTATAACGATAATAGAGATAAAATATACGGTACTGTTTACTTGTGGTCGGCTAATACACCCTATCCTGGTAGTGGAGAGTACCAACAAGCAGATTATGCTTCTTTCAACTTAACTGGTGGAGTGGGTGTAGCTGGAGCTTCAACACAATCTCCAAATGGAATTTTACCTAATGGTTATATCGCTTCTGCACAAGGTTTTATGGTTCGTCCAAAAGTAAACGGAACGGTTACGTTTAAAAATTCACAACGAACTAAAGATATTCCAAGTAATAATCAATTTTATCGTTCTCAGGCTGTAACAAGCACAAATTCTACAAAAGATCGTTATTGGTTGAGAATAACAGATGAAAGTGGTCGATATAACGAACAATTAATTGGTTATTTACCCGAATCATCTTTGGATTTTGATGAAGCTTATGACGGTCCAATTAATTCTTTAGCTACTTTGAAGTTTTATTCTAAATTAGGTCAAGAAAAATTGGTAATCCAAAGCCGTGGAGCATTTTCTGAAACGGATACCCTTTCAATTGCTTATGAGTCTTCTATTCAAAAAAGTCACTATCAAATTAGTATGACTCAAAAAGAAGGTGTCTTTGAAAATCAAGCAGTTTATATTCACGATAAATTACTTAATTTTTACCAAAACTTACAAGATGGTGCTTATATTTTTTGTCCAACATCCGATGATAAAAACAGATTTGAAATCATTTATAAAACAAAACAGAGGGAAATTGTAAACCAAGTAAATGAAGGTATAAATATTTTGGCTTACCAAAATCAACTCGAAGTAACATCATTCGCACCTATTTCTTCTGTAAAGGTGTTTGATTTGCAAGGTAAATTAGTTTTAGAAAAATACCCTCAAACCAATACAACTCATGTACAATCTGCACTTGTTTTAACACAAGGGGTATATCTTGTAACTGTTGATACCCATAATAAAACCAATAAAACTACCAAAATACTAATTCAATAA